A window of Paenibacillus sp. 19GGS1-52 contains these coding sequences:
- a CDS encoding ABC transporter ATP-binding protein, which translates to MLKFEGVGKKYPNGFEAVKNISFEITAGEILVLIGPSGCGKTTTMKMINRLVPHTSGTITLHGKDITKENVVTLRKNIGYVIQQVGLFPHYTIEDNVGLIPVLKGWDVKRKKERVLEMLKLVGLDPTVYAKRYPKQLSGGQQQRVGVARALAADPEIVLMDEPFGALDPITREQLQDELLRLQQEVKKTIVFVTHDMDEALKLGDKIAILKDGEIVQLDTPYELLSRPANDFVESFIGKNRIYQNPEYIHVTEVMRENPSTSLPGRSLAKALTFMRQRKIETLLVGDESGKLLGIVSAYDVAAKIEVVRTVEEIMTPPQVVLQDTATARDALGLITQAPHGIIPVVNSDGKITGIVTRGSLLTAFASQWEGEKEETAE; encoded by the coding sequence ATGCTAAAATTTGAAGGTGTAGGAAAAAAATATCCCAACGGTTTTGAAGCCGTGAAGAATATCAGCTTTGAAATAACAGCTGGTGAAATACTTGTCTTAATCGGTCCAAGTGGCTGTGGGAAAACAACGACAATGAAAATGATTAACCGTCTGGTGCCCCACACATCCGGTACAATTACTTTACATGGCAAAGATATAACGAAGGAAAACGTGGTTACCCTCCGCAAAAACATTGGTTATGTCATTCAACAGGTAGGCTTATTCCCCCATTACACCATCGAAGACAACGTAGGTCTGATTCCAGTGTTAAAGGGTTGGGATGTCAAAAGGAAAAAAGAACGAGTCCTTGAAATGCTTAAGTTGGTTGGACTAGATCCGACTGTATATGCTAAACGGTATCCAAAGCAATTGTCGGGTGGACAGCAGCAGCGTGTCGGTGTAGCGCGGGCATTGGCAGCAGACCCCGAAATCGTACTGATGGATGAGCCGTTTGGAGCGCTGGACCCGATCACACGGGAGCAATTGCAGGATGAATTACTTCGACTACAGCAGGAAGTTAAGAAAACGATTGTATTCGTAACACATGATATGGATGAAGCACTTAAGTTGGGTGACAAAATCGCCATTCTAAAAGATGGGGAGATCGTACAGTTAGATACGCCGTATGAGCTGCTCAGCCGGCCTGCTAATGATTTTGTAGAGTCCTTTATCGGAAAGAATCGCATCTATCAGAATCCTGAGTATATTCATGTAACTGAAGTTATGCGGGAGAATCCATCCACAAGCCTTCCCGGGCGTTCACTCGCAAAAGCACTCACGTTTATGCGCCAACGCAAAATTGAAACACTGCTCGTAGGCGACGAATCAGGTAAACTGCTCGGTATTGTCTCGGCTTATGATGTAGCCGCCAAAATTGAAGTAGTTCGTACAGTTGAGGAAATTATGACACCACCACAAGTGGTGCTGCAGGATACAGCTACAGCAAGAGATGCCCTTGGATTGATCACGCAAGCTCCGCACGGAATCATTCCAGTCGTTAACTCAGACGGTAAGATTACGGGTATCGTCACTAGAGGCAGTCTGTTAACGGCATTTGCCTCACAATGGGAAGGCGAAAAGGAGGAGACGGCGGAATGA
- a CDS encoding ATP-binding protein, which translates to MKGIKSRLIVYITLVLLLIVLLLEGVFIGAMHSYYLGTAMETLTSRATTSATFFNKYLEGYSINERARYILENLSREESSKVEVLNSQGAVIINSFGFSSPEPIDTPDVKSALGNHTGTYQNMKTLNGERILAVSVPLQEFGTTIGVLRFSVSAEPLYNVIMKIALNAAGVGLLVILFGFGLSLIIAKRIVGPIHQLTQIAKEMATGNFTIRANKQHNDEIGTLAVTLNFMSEELAKNEKMKYDFISSVTHELRTPLTSIKGWGETLLVGDLSDKEETLQGLEVMTGETDRLIGLVEDLLDFSKFQAGEMKFVLQPYDLRGLLEELLLQFRYRGQAKQIQLIADIPELPLPVNGDFNRLKQVFVNLLDNAFKFTPVEGTIRFTAVIDNKHIVVKVVDNGEGIEAEDLAKLGTKFFKGRSRQSGSGLGLAICKEIIELHNGLLKVESEPMKGTTVIVELPLYPIY; encoded by the coding sequence ATGAAAGGAATTAAGTCGCGGCTAATTGTCTATATCACCCTTGTATTGTTGTTAATTGTTCTGCTGCTGGAAGGCGTATTTATTGGCGCTATGCACTCCTACTATTTAGGTACCGCAATGGAGACCCTCACTTCCCGTGCTACTACCTCCGCTACCTTTTTCAATAAATATTTGGAAGGTTACTCCATCAATGAAAGAGCTAGATATATCTTAGAGAACCTGTCTCGTGAAGAGAGCAGCAAGGTTGAAGTGCTGAATTCGCAGGGGGCTGTGATTATCAACTCTTTTGGATTCTCCAGTCCAGAGCCTATTGATACTCCAGATGTAAAGTCGGCACTAGGAAATCATACCGGAACCTATCAAAATATGAAGACCCTTAACGGCGAACGAATATTGGCCGTATCTGTGCCCTTGCAGGAATTCGGCACAACCATAGGTGTTCTTCGTTTCTCCGTCTCTGCTGAGCCTTTATATAATGTGATCATGAAAATTGCGCTTAATGCTGCCGGAGTAGGGCTGCTCGTCATCCTCTTCGGTTTTGGCTTGAGTCTTATTATTGCTAAACGTATTGTTGGACCGATTCATCAGTTGACCCAGATTGCCAAAGAGATGGCTACCGGAAATTTCACCATACGGGCCAACAAACAGCATAATGATGAGATCGGCACACTGGCAGTAACGTTAAACTTTATGTCAGAGGAACTGGCCAAAAATGAAAAAATGAAATACGATTTCATCTCCTCGGTCACTCACGAGCTACGAACTCCCCTCACCTCCATTAAAGGCTGGGGTGAAACACTCCTGGTCGGTGATTTATCAGATAAGGAGGAGACCCTGCAGGGGCTTGAAGTCATGACCGGAGAAACGGACCGCCTGATTGGTCTCGTGGAGGATCTGCTCGACTTCTCCAAGTTCCAGGCAGGTGAAATGAAGTTCGTACTGCAACCTTATGACCTGCGTGGATTGCTTGAGGAACTGCTTCTGCAATTTAGATACCGTGGTCAAGCCAAACAGATCCAACTCATTGCTGATATTCCAGAATTGCCGCTGCCGGTAAACGGTGATTTCAACCGTCTCAAGCAGGTCTTTGTTAATCTGCTGGATAATGCCTTTAAATTCACCCCTGTAGAAGGCACCATCCGGTTCACGGCTGTTATTGATAATAAGCACATTGTGGTTAAGGTCGTCGATAACGGCGAGGGGATTGAGGCTGAGGACTTGGCGAAGCTTGGAACAAAGTTCTTCAAAGGAAGATCACGCCAGTCCGGAAGTGGGCTGGGTCTTGCGATTTGTAAAGAGATTATCGAGCTGCACAATGGTCTGCTTAAAGTTGAAAGTGAGCCAATGAAGGGAACCACAGTTATTGTTGAGCTACCCTTATATCCCATTTATTGA
- a CDS encoding ABC transporter permease: MKDQSLWQQLMYQLDIRRDELLHSLGIHIQLVFLSMLFAVIVGIVLGIMITRLPPLKGVTLGTVGILQTIPSLAMLGFMIPLFGIGMKTAVVALFLYSLLPIVRNTYTGITDVDKSIVEAARGMGMKSWQILFRVQLPLALSVIMAGIRTAAVINVGTATLAAFIGAGGLGEFIFLGIQRNIDALILLGAIPAALLALVLDYLLGLLEKVTTPKGLKV, from the coding sequence ATGAAGGATCAATCCTTATGGCAACAACTGATGTATCAATTAGACATACGCAGAGACGAGCTGTTGCATTCTCTGGGAATTCATATTCAACTGGTGTTTTTATCCATGTTATTTGCCGTTATAGTTGGGATTGTACTGGGGATCATGATTACTCGACTACCCCCTTTAAAAGGAGTTACGCTCGGCACGGTTGGAATCCTGCAGACGATTCCCAGTCTGGCGATGTTAGGCTTTATGATTCCCTTGTTTGGGATAGGAATGAAGACGGCAGTCGTAGCATTGTTTCTTTATTCGCTTCTGCCGATTGTCCGTAATACGTATACGGGAATCACCGATGTGGATAAGTCTATTGTGGAAGCGGCCCGTGGGATGGGAATGAAGAGCTGGCAAATTCTGTTTCGGGTTCAGCTTCCGCTGGCATTAAGCGTCATTATGGCAGGCATTCGAACAGCTGCGGTCATTAATGTCGGTACGGCCACGCTTGCTGCCTTTATCGGAGCCGGGGGCTTGGGTGAATTTATTTTTCTCGGAATACAGCGGAATATTGATGCTCTAATCCTGTTAGGAGCAATTCCGGCTGCCTTACTGGCATTGGTTCTGGATTATTTATTAGGCTTGCTTGAAAAGGTAACTACCCCAAAAGGGTTGAAGGTATAA
- a CDS encoding HD domain-containing phosphohydrolase: MLEIGLHSIDNSAKIMIIDDIRANTLLLEKLFRMEGHEQISVINDSTKALEAIEREDPDVLLLDLSMPIVSGFDIMLALKARNHPLLHSILVITAYHDTEHRHRALQLGASDFLTKPFDPLEVALKVRHLLETIRQRKLQEKQNLRLENMLMEHTLQISELQEEYVLRLIQTMKHRDNETGRHLMRMSQYVYEVAKQLGLEEAFCIKLKHASSMHDIGKVAIPDEILLKKGRLTPEEFEIMKQHTIIGAELLSKSKHEVLILGEKIALSHHEKWDGGGYPNHLQGEEIPLEARIVAVCDVFDALTSVRPYKPAWTVEKALAEILQLSGVHFDPTIVEAFYEVSAKIVKIRNIWVD, from the coding sequence ATGTTAGAGATAGGACTGCATAGTATAGACAATTCGGCAAAAATTATGATTATTGATGATATCAGGGCCAATACCCTATTGCTGGAAAAGCTGTTTCGTATGGAGGGGCATGAGCAAATTTCTGTTATTAATGACTCTACAAAGGCACTAGAGGCAATAGAGAGGGAAGATCCGGATGTTCTTTTGCTTGATTTAAGCATGCCTATCGTAAGTGGATTTGATATTATGTTGGCGTTAAAAGCGCGTAATCATCCATTGCTGCATTCTATATTGGTCATTACAGCCTATCACGATACGGAACATCGGCATCGCGCCCTGCAGTTAGGTGCAAGCGATTTCCTGACCAAACCGTTTGATCCGCTGGAGGTCGCACTTAAGGTACGTCATTTACTGGAAACCATCCGTCAACGCAAGCTTCAGGAGAAGCAGAATTTGCGATTGGAGAATATGCTCATGGAGCATACTCTCCAAATTTCGGAACTCCAGGAGGAGTATGTTTTGCGGCTGATTCAGACGATGAAACATCGGGATAACGAAACTGGCCGACATTTAATGCGGATGAGTCAATATGTATATGAAGTAGCCAAGCAGTTGGGACTTGAAGAGGCTTTCTGTATTAAACTTAAGCATGCAAGTTCAATGCATGATATTGGTAAGGTGGCCATTCCGGATGAAATATTACTCAAAAAGGGGCGGCTAACTCCCGAAGAGTTTGAGATAATGAAGCAGCATACGATCATTGGTGCGGAATTGTTATCGAAAAGCAAACATGAGGTATTGATATTAGGTGAGAAGATCGCATTAAGCCATCATGAAAAGTGGGATGGAGGCGGCTATCCCAATCATCTACAAGGTGAAGAAATTCCACTTGAGGCAAGAATTGTTGCCGTATGTGATGTCTTCGATGCCCTGACTTCAGTAAGACCCTATAAACCCGCTTGGACTGTGGAGAAGGCTTTGGCAGAGATTCTGCAGCTAAGTGGAGTTCATTTTGATCCGACAATTGTTGAGGCTTTTTACGAGGTTTCTGCGAAAATCGTTAAGATAAGAAATATATGGGTAGACTGA
- a CDS encoding response regulator transcription factor, with protein sequence MKVLLLEDEKPIRDFIRVNLKRAGFDVVEAETGEYALSVALEQKDFDIAILDLMLPGISGFHVCERLRKNFPRLGIIILTAKSQEVDKVMGLESGADDYVVKPFSPVELVARVRSLVRRMYPGDIPPQESSIERLPFTLMLDERRLLKSGDDIPLTPTEFSIVKLLMEQPNKAVSRDVILSSVWGQYFMGELKIVDVNISRIRQKIGQDSAGPQYLETVWGFGYLWRVQHS encoded by the coding sequence ATGAAAGTGCTGTTACTGGAGGACGAGAAGCCTATTCGCGACTTTATTCGAGTGAATCTGAAGCGCGCAGGCTTTGATGTCGTAGAAGCAGAGACTGGTGAATACGCATTATCCGTCGCTTTGGAACAGAAAGATTTCGATATTGCTATTCTGGACCTAATGCTTCCCGGTATTAGCGGCTTCCATGTATGCGAAAGACTACGCAAGAATTTCCCTAGACTTGGGATTATTATATTGACAGCCAAGAGTCAAGAAGTGGATAAGGTAATGGGGCTCGAAAGCGGCGCGGACGATTATGTGGTGAAACCCTTCAGTCCGGTTGAACTGGTCGCTCGAGTCAGATCGCTGGTTCGGCGCATGTATCCGGGGGATATTCCCCCGCAAGAAAGCTCCATCGAGCGCCTTCCGTTCACACTGATGCTTGATGAACGTAGATTACTGAAGAGCGGGGACGATATTCCGCTTACCCCAACGGAATTCTCCATTGTGAAGCTGCTTATGGAACAGCCCAATAAAGCCGTTAGTCGAGATGTCATCCTGAGCTCCGTGTGGGGACAATATTTTATGGGGGAGCTGAAGATTGTAGATGTAAATATTAGCCGTATCCGCCAAAAAATCGGGCAGGATTCTGCGGGGCCACAATACTTGGAGACGGTCTGGGGATTTGGCTATCTATGGAGGGTCCAGCATTCATGA
- a CDS encoding VCBS repeat-containing protein, with amino-acid sequence MKTTRLSALLLLTVLATSCSAVKTPSDLLRAPLQDTADGTISGIVNPFLPANAHLTVPVQSQSGSAIQLQDLDQDGQDEILAFYKTDKTDYEVNALVLSQKDGAWKKLTTITGVGSELDYVQFIDVTADGSTDMLLGFSGGTGLSKELSVYSLKNSQLTEILKQPYDYMVVGDITNEGKSEIALFQSSVTNDTQPGSNLQLIDLSGGQLQILSSQSIDGTVIQVLFDKASPAGSGLFVDVAIGAHSSYTALMTWDHGAFMDKLAANDYHHLELANSKDIELGPQHTAQAGIIGEHNMAVKDYPLYSTDINGDGIIEVGFLVPPAGMESMAPLATPFISKYYQWDGGSKLKFKKEQFDRWGFNFHIPENWAGKYTLEVPTESPAPWESIQFSYTNGASGEPVPLLKLRLLLKKDWNAAESKLRAEHASYKMLYEVPNTEDITATNVVVAVLPAVEEASKLSGAALQEYQQLQLTLDEVQNLAGTPQKPIE; translated from the coding sequence ATGAAAACAACCCGGCTAAGTGCCTTACTATTATTGACCGTACTTGCAACAAGCTGCAGCGCTGTGAAGACTCCCAGTGATTTACTTCGCGCCCCGTTGCAAGATACTGCAGATGGAACTATTTCAGGAATTGTGAACCCTTTTCTGCCTGCTAACGCCCACCTCACCGTGCCCGTTCAATCACAATCAGGCAGTGCCATTCAATTGCAGGATTTAGACCAGGACGGACAGGATGAAATTTTGGCCTTCTATAAGACAGACAAAACAGATTATGAAGTCAATGCCCTGGTGTTGTCCCAAAAAGACGGAGCATGGAAGAAACTTACGACCATTACCGGGGTTGGCAGTGAACTGGATTATGTGCAGTTTATCGATGTTACTGCAGATGGTTCCACCGATATGCTGCTAGGGTTTAGCGGCGGGACAGGACTAAGCAAGGAGTTGTCTGTGTACAGCCTTAAGAACTCACAGCTTACCGAAATTCTGAAGCAGCCTTATGACTATATGGTCGTTGGGGATATCACTAATGAAGGAAAGAGCGAAATCGCCCTGTTCCAGAGCAGTGTCACAAATGACACGCAGCCTGGGTCTAACCTCCAACTTATTGACTTAAGTGGGGGCCAGCTACAAATTTTGTCCAGCCAGAGCATTGACGGAACAGTGATACAGGTGTTGTTCGACAAGGCTTCTCCTGCAGGTTCCGGCCTGTTTGTGGATGTCGCGATTGGTGCACATTCCTCTTACACCGCCCTAATGACTTGGGATCATGGTGCCTTTATGGATAAACTGGCAGCAAACGATTACCACCACCTGGAGTTGGCAAACAGCAAGGATATTGAACTCGGTCCCCAACACACTGCACAAGCAGGCATTATTGGTGAGCATAATATGGCTGTTAAGGATTATCCGTTATATAGTACAGACATAAACGGTGACGGGATTATCGAAGTCGGATTTCTAGTGCCTCCTGCCGGCATGGAGTCCATGGCTCCACTCGCCACCCCTTTTATCAGCAAATATTATCAATGGGATGGCGGCTCCAAACTGAAATTTAAAAAGGAGCAGTTCGACAGATGGGGCTTCAACTTCCATATTCCAGAGAATTGGGCCGGTAAGTATACACTAGAGGTTCCTACAGAATCTCCAGCTCCTTGGGAAAGTATTCAGTTCAGTTACACTAATGGAGCTAGCGGTGAACCTGTCCCCCTCTTGAAGCTACGTCTGCTGCTCAAAAAGGATTGGAATGCAGCTGAAAGTAAGCTGCGCGCGGAGCACGCTTCCTATAAGATGCTGTATGAGGTGCCAAATACGGAAGATATTACAGCCACAAATGTTGTCGTTGCAGTTCTGCCAGCAGTAGAAGAAGCCAGTAAGCTATCGGGAGCTGCGCTTCAAGAGTATCAACAACTGCAGCTGACGCTGGACGAAGTGCAGAACCTGGCGGGTACACCGCAGAAGCCCATAGAATAA
- a CDS encoding protein-glutamate O-methyltransferase CheR, with protein MNIQINSLYSNFILWFMKKSGIDLSLYKEEQMKRRISSFYQKYGASGFPDASRMMENDTEMYKSFVEHITINVTEFYRSPEQWKQLRNSIIPELILDTKKVSCWSAACSSGEEPYSLSMVFAYNFPGIQVSILATDLDSAILDQAQLAVYPQAVLRRLPLTLKEGYMYPQGMEWKVANMIREKVEFRKHNLLSDPFGSNLDLILCRNVMIYFTEEAKHQIYERFSASLRVGGFLFVGGTEQINNPGRYALEAVGSFFYRKKRIE; from the coding sequence TTGAATATACAAATCAATTCACTTTATAGCAATTTCATTCTTTGGTTTATGAAGAAATCAGGTATTGATCTATCGCTTTATAAGGAAGAGCAGATGAAAAGAAGAATTAGTTCATTCTATCAGAAATACGGTGCATCAGGCTTTCCAGATGCCAGTCGGATGATGGAGAACGATACAGAGATGTATAAGTCCTTTGTGGAACATATCACCATAAACGTGACTGAATTCTACCGCAGTCCTGAACAGTGGAAGCAACTCAGAAATTCTATCATTCCCGAGCTGATTCTAGATACTAAGAAAGTAAGCTGTTGGAGTGCAGCCTGCTCCAGCGGGGAAGAACCGTATTCACTTTCTATGGTATTCGCCTACAACTTTCCAGGTATCCAGGTAAGTATTCTAGCCACGGATCTAGATTCAGCCATTCTTGATCAAGCGCAATTGGCTGTCTATCCACAGGCGGTACTACGTAGACTGCCATTAACGCTTAAAGAGGGATACATGTACCCTCAAGGAATGGAGTGGAAAGTTGCAAACATGATCCGGGAGAAGGTTGAGTTCCGTAAGCATAATCTGCTGTCTGATCCCTTCGGCTCGAATCTCGATCTGATCCTGTGTCGAAACGTAATGATCTACTTCACAGAAGAGGCGAAGCATCAGATTTATGAACGATTCAGTGCTTCACTGAGAGTAGGCGGTTTTCTATTCGTTGGAGGAACGGAGCAGATCAATAATCCTGGACGGTATGCACTTGAGGCTGTTGGCAGCTTCTTTTACCGTAAGAAAAGGATCGAGTGA
- a CDS encoding HD-GYP domain-containing protein, with translation MDSYLGRKIKNDLINSYGVTVVPAGSVLNHEHIQLLKKHKIDFMDIIFVYGEGFEAVSCSKTVHQVVNVTKELFNSFMNSRKIPLLDIRTGVIPIVQQVSTNPDVFQLFEAVRGTDDYTHQHNIAVGVISTLIGRWMNLEESELAILSLAATLHDVGKLKVLPEILNKPGKLTEEEFTAVKKHAIYGYEMLKETAGVNSRIALVALQHHERNDGQGYPFGLKEDKIDLYSKIVAVADVFHAMSSKRPYHDPLAFHIIVDQMRRGSFGALDPHIVSLFLENIVKRTVGRDVVLTDGRIGQVVYLNPHDIETPLIKIENEYIDLSKWSNLNIKEISI, from the coding sequence ATGGACAGCTACTTAGGAAGGAAAATAAAGAATGACCTTATCAACTCGTACGGTGTAACGGTTGTCCCCGCTGGAAGCGTTCTTAACCATGAGCATATTCAATTACTGAAGAAGCACAAAATCGATTTCATGGATATTATATTCGTTTATGGAGAGGGATTCGAGGCTGTTTCCTGCAGTAAAACTGTTCATCAAGTGGTTAATGTAACGAAGGAATTATTTAATTCTTTCATGAATTCCCGCAAGATCCCCTTGCTGGATATTAGAACTGGGGTTATTCCAATTGTTCAGCAGGTCTCCACAAATCCGGATGTATTTCAACTGTTTGAAGCTGTCCGCGGTACGGATGATTATACACATCAGCATAATATTGCTGTAGGTGTAATATCTACGCTAATTGGCAGATGGATGAATTTGGAGGAATCTGAACTAGCCATTCTTTCACTTGCTGCTACTCTGCATGATGTAGGTAAGCTGAAGGTTCTTCCGGAGATATTGAATAAACCGGGCAAGCTAACCGAAGAGGAATTTACCGCAGTTAAAAAGCACGCTATCTATGGCTACGAAATGTTGAAGGAGACAGCGGGGGTAAACTCTCGCATTGCCCTTGTGGCACTTCAGCATCACGAGCGTAATGATGGCCAGGGTTATCCTTTTGGTTTAAAAGAGGATAAGATTGATCTATACAGCAAAATTGTTGCTGTTGCGGATGTTTTTCATGCCATGTCTTCCAAAAGGCCCTATCATGATCCACTTGCCTTCCATATCATTGTGGATCAAATGAGACGGGGGAGCTTTGGAGCACTTGATCCGCATATTGTCTCGCTCTTCCTAGAGAATATTGTGAAAAGAACTGTAGGTAGGGATGTAGTATTAACTGACGGACGAATAGGTCAAGTAGTATATTTAAATCCGCATGACATTGAAACTCCGTTAATAAAAATCGAAAATGAATATATTGACCTTAGCAAATGGAGCAACCTTAATATCAAAGAGATCAGTATTTAA
- a CDS encoding response regulator transcription factor yields the protein MEKPKILVVDDDRDILILLRKRLEMEGYEVFTVSEGEEVIRQVKLNNFALIVLDIVMPSMNGLDICKAIRNLVSAPILLLSAKDREIDKVVGLELGADDYITKPFSIDELTARIKSHLRREMRSVSTPVSNQKVFQFEGIIINGETYEVSVDGVTVHLSGKEFEILLHLVRNRNLVLSREQIYNAVWGFEDNGDINTVTVYLKNIRKKIDPDHRMIITIWGIGYKFVI from the coding sequence ATGGAGAAACCTAAAATCCTTGTTGTAGATGATGACCGCGACATCCTTATACTCTTGAGAAAAAGACTAGAAATGGAAGGCTACGAGGTCTTTACAGTTTCTGAAGGTGAGGAAGTGATAAGACAAGTCAAGCTTAATAACTTTGCTCTGATCGTGCTTGATATTGTCATGCCCAGTATGAATGGGTTAGATATCTGCAAGGCAATCCGTAATCTCGTCAGCGCACCTATCCTGTTGCTTAGTGCAAAGGATCGTGAGATTGACAAGGTGGTGGGGCTGGAACTAGGCGCGGATGATTATATTACCAAACCGTTTAGTATCGACGAATTAACTGCACGTATTAAATCGCATCTTAGGCGGGAAATGCGCAGCGTCAGTACTCCTGTTTCGAATCAGAAGGTATTTCAATTTGAGGGTATAATAATTAATGGAGAAACGTATGAGGTTTCTGTGGATGGGGTAACCGTACATTTATCCGGGAAAGAATTTGAAATTCTACTCCACCTAGTACGCAACAGGAATCTCGTATTGAGCAGAGAGCAGATCTACAACGCGGTATGGGGATTTGAAGATAACGGGGATATTAATACAGTAACCGTTTATTTGAAGAATATTCGCAAGAAAATTGATCCGGACCACCGAATGATTATCACGATCTGGGGGATTGGGTATAAATTCGTAATTTGA
- a CDS encoding glycine betaine ABC transporter substrate-binding protein — MKIKKLTTYLLFTVMLGTLLAGCGSGKNNEAAAGNGGEITIGSKNFTENVLLAHMMADLIEDKSDIKVKRQVNLGGSNVAWTALENNDIQLYPDYTGTIVANYYQEKTGTSAESLAKSRELMKADGLAFLEPIGFNNTYTLAVSKETAAKYKLKTFSDLAKVSADMVLGVEFEFLDREDGYPGIKKLYGMNFKEAKGMDHGIMYRAIEDGETDVTNAYATDAQIKVHNLVILEDDKQFFPPYDAGPVIRQDTLDKYPELEAILNQMSGLITAEEMQALNAQVDVDALKEQDVAHDFLVKKGLIKG; from the coding sequence ATGAAGATTAAGAAATTAACGACTTATCTATTATTTACAGTTATGTTAGGAACATTGCTTGCTGGATGCGGAAGTGGAAAGAATAATGAGGCTGCAGCGGGAAATGGCGGAGAAATCACTATTGGCTCCAAAAATTTCACGGAAAATGTATTGCTTGCCCATATGATGGCTGACCTGATCGAAGATAAGTCTGATATTAAAGTCAAACGTCAGGTCAATTTGGGCGGTTCTAACGTGGCTTGGACTGCGCTGGAGAATAATGATATTCAGCTGTACCCGGACTATACAGGTACAATTGTAGCGAATTACTATCAAGAGAAAACAGGGACTTCAGCGGAATCTCTCGCCAAAAGCAGAGAATTAATGAAAGCAGACGGCTTGGCATTTCTGGAGCCTATCGGCTTCAATAATACGTATACTTTGGCTGTTAGCAAAGAGACTGCGGCAAAATATAAACTCAAAACATTCAGCGATTTGGCTAAGGTATCAGCAGACATGGTCCTTGGAGTGGAATTTGAGTTTCTGGACCGTGAGGATGGCTATCCGGGCATCAAAAAGCTGTACGGGATGAACTTTAAAGAAGCAAAGGGTATGGATCATGGAATTATGTACCGTGCTATTGAAGATGGTGAAACGGATGTAACCAACGCCTATGCGACTGATGCGCAAATTAAAGTGCATAATCTGGTGATCCTGGAAGATGATAAACAGTTCTTCCCACCTTATGATGCAGGGCCGGTTATTCGCCAGGATACCTTGGATAAATATCCTGAGCTGGAAGCGATTTTGAATCAGATGAGTGGTTTGATTACTGCGGAAGAAATGCAGGCATTGAATGCTCAGGTAGATGTGGATGCACTGAAGGAACAGGATGTAGCTCATGATTTTCTAGTTAAAAAGGGATTAATTAAAGGTTAA
- a CDS encoding TrkA C-terminal domain-containing protein — protein MSMQEMASYKSIALDIAQRIVCGEFPVNSKISGRSLLAGQYHVSPETIRKAMGLLKDENIIFVSQGKEIIVISDQKAHEYITKNHYLKSAYSLKQDLQQLLLEKKEIDRKFEKLLTEIVEASDRLQNLKPYHPGEITIHEESHVAGKTIGDLQFWQNTGATIIALRRGTSISISPGPHVILRENDILVVVGDDKMYQRTEQFINQGYGNNI, from the coding sequence ATGTCCATGCAGGAGATGGCCAGTTACAAATCAATAGCCCTTGATATTGCGCAAAGAATCGTATGTGGGGAATTCCCTGTAAACAGTAAGATTTCTGGGCGTTCTCTATTAGCAGGGCAGTACCATGTTTCTCCGGAGACCATTCGCAAAGCAATGGGTTTATTGAAGGATGAGAACATCATTTTTGTCTCACAGGGTAAAGAGATTATTGTCATCTCAGATCAAAAAGCGCATGAGTACATTACCAAAAATCATTATTTGAAATCAGCCTATTCACTGAAACAGGATTTGCAGCAATTATTGCTGGAGAAGAAAGAGATTGACCGGAAGTTTGAGAAGCTCTTGACCGAGATTGTAGAGGCGTCAGACCGACTTCAGAATCTAAAGCCATACCATCCGGGAGAAATAACTATCCATGAGGAATCTCATGTTGCCGGCAAAACGATTGGCGATCTGCAGTTCTGGCAGAATACAGGAGCTACAATAATTGCACTCCGTCGAGGAACAAGCATTTCCATTTCTCCAGGCCCTCATGTTATTTTGCGGGAAAATGATATATTGGTTGTCGTTGGGGATGACAAAATGTACCAAAGAACAGAACAGTTTATTAATCAAGGATACGGAAATAATATATAA